The following DNA comes from Nitrospirota bacterium.
GTTAATTTCCTTGGAATTCTTCTGGGTTCCCCGTTTTTTTTATAAATGGGCGGCCCCATCATGAAAGGAAAGATGAGATGGCAACGATCCGGATCCATCGGAGTGGAGAAATCTTGCATGAGAAAAAGGCGGTCTCAACCTACCTGAAAAAGCAGGGAGTAAACTATGAATTCTGGGGGGTGGAGCGGATCAATGGTCATCTGAAGGACTCCTACAGGCTCAGCCCTGACGAACAGCATGCAATCATTGAGTTTTACTCTCCGGAAATCGCCCGTCTGAAGTCCCGACAGGGTTACATTACGCAGGATATTGTGATGTTGTCCGATTTGACTCCAAACCTCGATTCGATCCTGGGAAAGTTCAGACGGGAACATCATCATGTTGATGATGAGGTGCGGTTTGTGGCGGACGGGAGCGGCGTCTTCACCATTTGGAAGGCGGACCTGATCTTCGATGTCACCGTGAGTGCCGGAGACCTCCTGGTGGTTCCGGCCTACACCCGGCACTGGTT
Coding sequences within:
- a CDS encoding cupin domain-containing protein, with protein sequence MATIRIHRSGEILHEKKAVSTYLKKQGVNYEFWGVERINGHLKDSYRLSPDEQHAIIEFYSPEIARLKSRQGYITQDIVMLSDLTPNLDSILGKFRREHHHVDDEVRFVADGSGVFTIWKADLIFDVTVSAGDLLVVPAYTRHWFDLTPERRIKCIRIFKDPSGWAAIYDDPAAMRAK